One window from the genome of Carcharodon carcharias isolate sCarCar2 chromosome 9, sCarCar2.pri, whole genome shotgun sequence encodes:
- the LOC121282624 gene encoding leucine-rich repeat neuronal protein 1-like — MLLKEYMFISLAAVTLTQAIPWRVKCPDVCVCEIKPWFTPRSMYREAPTVDCNDFLMTEVPANLPEGTQTLLLQSNRIAKIKPGELGYLVNLTELDLSQNSFSRIEDFNLKNMFNLLVLHLEENQLTELSGDGFSALNNLQELYLNHNQLSTISARAFFGLENLLRLHLNSNKLRTIKSEWFETIPSLEILMIGENAVEMIQNMNFKPLINLRSLVLSGMSLKEISDNALEGLENLESISFYDNKLPKVPKMALRKVPDLKFLDLNKNPIQRIQQGDFTDMLHLKELGINNMEELISIDKFALDNLPELTKLEVTNNPKLSYIHPSAFRLIPQMETLMLNNNALSALYRKTIESLSKLQEISIHTNPIRCDCVIRWVNTNENRIRFIEPQSTFCVDPPEFKRQNLRDVPFREMTDRCLPLISSEAFPSQLDTEIEESLSLHCRAFAEPDPEIYWVTPSGDKLLTYSTSDKYRVRPEGTLEIFNITTNEAGLYTCVAHNLVGADMKSVTVKVSGFYPDNKENIQLYVQEMEAHHILLSWIITSNIISSNITWSRTMSNSSLNSAFTARIPAGIHKYNLTHLEPFTEYVICVHVSYIHLHNKISCIRIRTKEANLATGTNEIRLQFLIALTACVLFVATSILSLRGLMSTRQKVEVERSPLALCMQKNLPISLHGIYPPFVKHWEPENNSGKTIAVEVQSTPLGPSNVNFCEAN; from the coding sequence ATGTTGCTGAAAGAGTACATGTTTATCAGCTTGGCAGCTGTTACATTAACTCAAGCGATACCTTGGCGTGTCAAGTGTccagatgtgtgtgtttgtgaaattAAACCTTGGTTCACACCAAGGTCAATGTACAGGGAGGCTCCAACAGTGGACTGCAATGATTTTTTAATGACTGAAGTTCCTGCAAATCTACCTGAAGGAACACAGACGTTACTACTACAGAGCAACAGGATCGCTAAGATCAAGCCGGGTGAGCTGGGGTACCTGGTGAACCTGACAGAACTGGATCTGTCCCAAAACAGTTTCTCCAGGATTGAAGACTTCAACTTGAAGAATATGTTCAATCTCCTAGTCCTCCATTTGGAAGAGAATCAGTTGACTGAATTGTCAGGAGATGGTTTCTCTGCTCTTAACAACCTTCAAGAGCTTTACTTAAACCACAACCAGCTGAGCACCATTTCTGCCAGAGCCTTCTTTGGTCTTGAAAACCTACTTCGGCTCCACCTGAACTCCAACAAGCTGAGGACCATTAAAAGTGAATGGTTTGAGACCATACCCAGCCTGGAAATCCTCATGATTGGAGAGAATGCAGTAGAAATGATCCAGAACATGAACTTTAAGCCCCTCATCAATCTAAGAAGCCTTGTATTGAGTGGAATGAGCCTAAAAGAAATCTCAGACAATGCTCTTGAGGGTCTGGAGAATTTAGAAAGCATTTCTTTTTATGATAACAAATTACCTAAGGTTCCAAAGATGGCCCTCCGGAAAGTCCCAGATCTTAAATTTTTGGATTTGAATAAGAATCCAATTCAAAGGATCCAACAAGGTGATTTTACAGATATGCTCCACCTCAAAGAGTTGGGCATAAACAATATGGAGGAGTTGATCTCCATTGACAAGTTTGCTTTGGACAACCTGCCAGAATTGACCAAACTAGAGGTGACCAACAACCCGAAACTTTCCTACATTCACCCCAGTGCATTTCGCCTCATTCCTCAAATGGAAACCCTCATGCTAAACAATAATGCTCTGAGTGCCTTATACAGAAAGACCATCGAGTCTCTTTCCAAACTCCAAGAGATTAGCATTCACACCAACCCCATCAGATGTGACTGTGTTATTCGCTGGGTGAATACAAATGAAAACCGCATTCGTTTCATCGAACCGCAGTCAACCTTTTGCGTGGACCCTCCAGAGTTTAAAAGACAAAACCTGAGAGATGTTCCATTCAGAGAGATGACAGATCGATGTCTGCCTCTCATTTCTTCTGAAGCTTTCCCCTCACAACTGGACACTGAAATCGAAGAGTCACTTTCCCTTCACTGCCGAGCTTTCGCTGAGCCTGACCCTGAGATTTATTGGGTTACACCATCTGGTGATAAACTTTTGACCTACAGCACATCAGACAAATACAGAGTGCGCCCTGAGGGAACACTGGAGATATTCAATATAACTACAAACGAAGCTGGACTCTACACTTGTGTGGCCCACAACCTGGTTGGTGCTGACATGAAAAGCGTGACTGTCAAAGTGAGTGGATTCTATCCAGACAATAAAGAGAACATTCAGCTTTACGTACAAGAAATGGAGGCACACCACATCCTGTTGTCATGGATAATCACCTCGAATATTATATCTTCAAACATCACTTGGTCACGTACAATGAGCAATAGCAGCTTGAATTCTGCATTTACAGCCAGAATTCCTGCAGGCATTCACAAGTATAATCTGACTCATCTGGAACCATTTACTGAATATGTGATATGTGTACATGTGTCGTACATTCACCTCCATAACAAGATATCCTGCATCAGGATCAGGACCAAAGAGGCCAACTTAGCAACTGGCACCAATGAAATAAGACTACAGTTTCTAATCGCCTTGACCGCTTGTGTCCTCTTTGTGGCTACAAGTATCTTGTCTCTTCGTGGGCTTATGTCTACGAGGCAGAAGGTTGAGGTGGAACGTAGCCCTTTGGCGTTGTGCATGCAGAAGAACTTGCCTATCTCGCTGCATGGGATTTACCCTCCATTTGTCAAGCACTGGGAACCTGAGAACAACTCGGGCAAAACAATAGCGGTGGAAGTTCAGTCCACCCCACTGGGTCCCTCTAATGTCAACTTTTGTGAGGCCAACTGA